The following are encoded together in the Anoplopoma fimbria isolate UVic2021 breed Golden Eagle Sablefish chromosome 9, Afim_UVic_2022, whole genome shotgun sequence genome:
- the LOC129095347 gene encoding cylicin-2-like: protein MPKKDPKKDAKKGGKPEPEKKKEEETKGKDDKKGGKDDKKSGKDDKKSSKDDKKGGKDDKKGGKKGKVEPPKGKDDGKKGKDKGRGKKVESEEDEDELLSDEEEDEEFSEEEDEEEEDSEDDRRGKGRGGKGAKGKKGGKSRRGDSEEDDEEDEDEEDDYEEDYGKKKSKDGRHHKGGKSDADAKKKKGKKKEEV, encoded by the exons ATGCCCAAGAAAGACCCCAAGAAGGATGCAAAGAAGGGTGGAAAACCTGaaccagagaaaaagaaagaggaggaaacaaaagggAAGGATGataaaaagggaggaaaagacGACAAGAAATCTGGCAAGGATGATAAGAAATCCAGCAAGGATGATAAGAAAGGTGGGAAAGATGATAAGAAGGGGGGCAAAAAGGGAAAGGTGGAGCCACCAAAGGGGAAAGATgatggaaagaaaggaaaagacaaaGGAAGAGGTAAGAAAGTGGAGTccgaggaggatgaggatgagctCCTGagtgatgaggaagaggacgaagagttcagtgaagaagaggatgaggaggaggaagattcAGAGGATGACAGGAGAGGGAAGGGGCGAGGAGGCAAGGGGGCCAAGGGAAAGAAAGGGGGAAAGTCTAGACGTGGGGATTCAGAAGAGGATGAcgaggaggatgaggacgaAGAGGATGACTACGAAGAGGATTACGgtaaaaagaaatcaaaagatGGCCGCCACCATAAAGGTGGGAAATCTGATGCTGatgcaaagaagaagaaaggcaaaaagaaagaggaa GTCTGA